The following are from one region of the Yoonia sp. R2331 genome:
- a CDS encoding ATP-binding protein, with protein MVSFNLLIFVALGYVALLFIVAFAAERRAKAGRGGWLRSPLIYTLSLSIYCTAWTFYGAVGYAARSGLEFVTIYLGPTLVMVGWWLILRRLVRIGRAQRITSIADLISSRFGKSTQLGMIATLIAVVAATPYIALQLQSVTLSFAVFAEAGGQGWGGAELNRAAVWVAVGLAIFTVLFGTRNLDANERHHGIVMAIAVEAVVKLVALLAVGIFVVWGIGGGPAAVLNQIDASPIATWDQNSGRWAGLIFLSAAAFICLPRMFQVLVVENADEAHLQTASWAFPLYLMLMSLFVIPIAVVGLNIMPEGANPDLFVLTVPLATGQDGLAMLSFLGGFSSATSMVIVSTIALATMVSNHIVLPLWLNAGRGDGASISGDVRRLIVTSRRLSIAGVLALGYLYYRVSGGGTALAAIGLVSFSGAVQVLPVLLGGIFWRGATRVGAVLGLVTGLTVWMWTQFLPSFGDAVLSAQVLANGPFGLSWFRPEALFGITGLDPLVHGILWSMLLNTAMFFLGSVLSFPTPLERLQGAQFVNVFANTAGARAWSRSGAGAEDLLIMAQRIIGGSEAQALFQRAAERQGKDGYLPDVTPDFIERLERELAGSVGAATAHAMIGQLTEGASVSVEDLIAVADEAAQIMEYSNQLEAKSAEQDRTARALRAANEKLTALSVQKDAFLSQISHELRTPMTSIRSFSEIVRDMEMNPDEKTRYAGIIHDEAVRLTRLLDDLLDLSVLENGQVTLNREIGDLSALITRAVDAAGAKGQRIRILRKPARENVTLETDLDRLVQVFINLIANAAKYCDAEEPELKIIVRTNDGRTTVDFVDNGSGIADKDQTMIFEKFARLADEQRAGGAGLGLAICREIMERLDGRIAYMPGQGGAAFRVTLPKTQAMAAA; from the coding sequence ATGGTGTCCTTTAACCTTCTGATCTTTGTGGCACTTGGGTATGTGGCGTTGTTGTTTATCGTGGCCTTTGCCGCAGAACGGCGCGCGAAGGCTGGGCGCGGCGGCTGGCTTCGGTCACCGCTCATCTACACGCTGTCCCTGTCCATCTATTGTACCGCCTGGACGTTCTATGGCGCAGTTGGGTATGCCGCGCGGTCGGGGTTGGAGTTCGTTACGATTTATCTTGGACCAACGTTGGTCATGGTCGGTTGGTGGCTCATACTCAGGCGGTTGGTGCGGATTGGACGGGCGCAACGGATCACGTCCATCGCTGACCTGATCTCCTCCAGGTTCGGCAAATCGACCCAATTGGGAATGATCGCCACGTTGATCGCCGTGGTCGCCGCAACGCCATACATTGCACTGCAATTGCAGTCGGTCACACTGTCGTTTGCCGTTTTTGCCGAAGCTGGCGGACAGGGCTGGGGCGGCGCAGAATTGAACCGGGCCGCAGTGTGGGTGGCAGTGGGGCTGGCGATCTTTACCGTTCTCTTCGGCACGCGGAACCTTGATGCCAACGAACGCCACCACGGTATTGTCATGGCCATCGCAGTTGAGGCTGTAGTCAAGTTGGTGGCTTTGCTGGCGGTTGGGATTTTTGTGGTCTGGGGCATTGGTGGCGGCCCGGCTGCGGTTCTGAACCAGATTGACGCGTCGCCTATCGCGACGTGGGATCAGAACAGCGGCCGCTGGGCTGGCCTGATTTTTCTGTCGGCGGCGGCCTTCATCTGTTTGCCGCGGATGTTTCAGGTGCTTGTGGTCGAGAATGCGGATGAGGCGCATCTGCAGACCGCAAGCTGGGCCTTTCCGCTTTATCTGATGTTGATGAGCCTCTTCGTGATCCCTATCGCGGTTGTCGGGCTGAACATCATGCCCGAAGGCGCCAACCCGGACCTGTTTGTACTGACTGTGCCGCTTGCGACGGGGCAGGATGGCCTGGCCATGCTGTCATTCCTAGGAGGGTTTTCTTCGGCCACATCTATGGTGATCGTTTCGACGATTGCGCTGGCGACAATGGTCAGCAATCATATTGTGCTGCCATTATGGTTGAACGCCGGACGCGGTGATGGGGCGAGCATTTCAGGTGATGTGCGGCGGTTGATCGTGACGTCGCGGCGGTTGTCGATCGCCGGTGTTCTGGCGCTGGGGTATCTCTACTACCGCGTGTCAGGCGGTGGCACGGCATTGGCGGCAATTGGCTTGGTTTCGTTTTCGGGGGCTGTCCAGGTTTTGCCGGTTCTTTTGGGGGGCATTTTCTGGCGGGGGGCCACGCGCGTTGGTGCCGTTCTCGGATTGGTGACAGGGCTGACGGTCTGGATGTGGACGCAGTTTCTGCCAAGCTTTGGCGATGCAGTGCTAAGCGCGCAGGTGCTTGCCAACGGGCCGTTTGGTTTGTCTTGGTTTCGGCCAGAAGCATTGTTCGGGATCACCGGTCTTGATCCGCTGGTGCACGGCATTTTGTGGTCCATGTTGCTGAACACGGCGATGTTTTTCCTGGGTTCGGTCCTAAGTTTTCCGACCCCGCTGGAACGATTGCAGGGGGCGCAGTTTGTCAATGTCTTTGCAAATACCGCCGGCGCGCGCGCGTGGTCACGCAGTGGTGCAGGGGCTGAGGATTTGTTGATTATGGCGCAGCGCATTATCGGCGGAAGCGAGGCACAGGCGCTGTTTCAACGCGCGGCAGAGCGGCAGGGCAAGGATGGTTATCTGCCTGATGTGACCCCCGATTTTATTGAGCGTTTGGAGCGTGAACTTGCCGGTTCGGTAGGCGCAGCAACGGCGCACGCGATGATCGGGCAGCTCACCGAAGGGGCAAGCGTGTCGGTCGAGGACTTGATTGCAGTGGCCGATGAAGCCGCCCAGATCATGGAGTATTCCAATCAGCTCGAGGCGAAATCAGCCGAGCAGGATCGCACTGCACGCGCCTTGCGGGCGGCGAATGAAAAGTTGACGGCATTGTCGGTGCAGAAAGACGCATTTCTTAGCCAGATCAGTCACGAGTTACGGACGCCGATGACTTCGATCCGGTCATTTTCCGAAATCGTGCGAGATATGGAGATGAATCCGGACGAAAAGACCCGGTACGCAGGCATCATCCATGACGAGGCGGTGCGGTTGACCCGCTTGCTGGATGATCTTTTGGACCTTTCGGTATTGGAGAACGGTCAGGTGACCTTGAATCGGGAGATTGGTGATTTGTCCGCGCTGATTACACGCGCGGTGGATGCGGCAGGGGCCAAGGGGCAGCGCATTCGGATTTTGCGAAAACCTGCGCGTGAGAACGTTACGCTGGAAACTGATCTGGACAGATTGGTGCAAGTGTTCATCAACCTGATCGCCAATGCGGCCAAGTATTGCGATGCCGAAGAGCCGGAACTGAAAATCATCGTGCGTACCAATGATGGGCGGACAACGGTTGACTTTGTGGACAACGGCAGCGGGATTGCCGACAAAGATCAGACAATGATCTTTGAAAAATTCGCGCGGCTCGCGGATGAGCAACGCGCGGGCGGGGCGGGCCTTGGCCTTGCGATCTGCCGCGAGATCATGGAGCGGCTGGACGGCCGCATTGCCTATATGCCGGGGCAGGGAGGCGCGGCTTTTCGTGTGACCCTGCCCAAGACCCAAGCGATGGCTGCTGCCTGA
- a CDS encoding DUF6611 family protein: protein MSGKSERSVFLARETYRQRRLRDVLRMVPVLGVVLWLLPLLWPGQDATGDALQYVFGVWIVLIVLAALLSRRLRPDAVSESPEDRD, encoded by the coding sequence ATGAGCGGGAAATCTGAAAGATCGGTCTTTCTCGCGCGCGAGACTTATCGCCAGCGCCGTTTGCGTGACGTACTGCGCATGGTTCCGGTTTTGGGTGTTGTCTTGTGGCTGCTTCCGCTGCTTTGGCCGGGGCAGGATGCCACAGGCGACGCATTGCAGTACGTATTCGGGGTCTGGATCGTGCTGATCGTTTTGGCAGCCCTGCTGTCGCGGCGGTTGCGGCCTGATGCCGTCAGCGAAAGCCCCGAGGACCGCGACTGA
- a CDS encoding response regulator transcription factor, whose amino-acid sequence MGKRVLLIEDEPNIIEAISFILSRDGFTVHTHEDGTTAMEKLVRQTPDMIILDVMLPGRSGYDILRDVRATAETKDLPVMMLTARGQTKDRELAERLGATLFLTKPFSNAEVLSHVRHLIGS is encoded by the coding sequence ATGGGCAAACGTGTCTTGCTGATTGAGGATGAGCCGAACATCATCGAGGCGATCAGTTTTATTTTGTCGCGCGACGGGTTCACTGTGCATACGCATGAAGACGGCACCACAGCGATGGAGAAGCTGGTACGGCAAACGCCTGACATGATCATACTTGACGTTATGCTACCGGGTCGGTCTGGTTATGACATTCTGCGCGACGTGCGCGCCACCGCGGAAACCAAAGACCTTCCAGTGATGATGCTGACCGCACGCGGCCAGACCAAGGATCGTGAGTTGGCAGAGCGGTTGGGTGCGACGTTGTTCCTGACCAAGCCCTTTTCGAATGCCGAAGTTCTGTCCCATGTGCGTCATCTGATCGGGTCATGA
- a CDS encoding helix-turn-helix domain-containing protein — protein sequence MKRLKELAKQSSTRTGARIRARRLDLGLRQSDLAERAGISASYLNLIEHDKRRIAGKLLTEIAAALDIAPGLLTDGAERGVLDAMREAASAWDGGSVEAARADELAARYPGWAGLIVAQAARITAVEARAQMLADRITYDPDLATALHGVISAATAIRSTAAILTSDEAIDAEWQSRFHRNIHDDAVRLAAESDALVTYFDPPDHGEAVPNSPLQEVEAFLDTLNWQFDPSEGGGTPDTAQLRKPAREIFDNWAAVCLEDQKALPRSALDQAIAAHRGDVWSIVEASGQPVSRVLRQLAFGGPLSGLPPLGLVICDAGGFPTLLKEVAGFAFPRGTACPLWPVYTALGQVGRPLEADVVLPGQPETRLRCWSIAEQVGPMLPDRPPQVQATMLVMPDPTPGPSTPIPVGVSCRICPRDGCKARREPSALGASQSDRL from the coding sequence ATGAAAAGGCTCAAAGAATTGGCAAAGCAAAGCAGCACGCGAACGGGGGCGCGCATCCGGGCTAGACGGCTTGATTTGGGGCTGCGGCAGTCTGATCTGGCGGAGCGGGCCGGGATTTCGGCGTCTTATCTGAACCTGATCGAACACGATAAACGCAGAATCGCCGGCAAGCTGCTGACCGAGATTGCGGCCGCACTCGACATCGCGCCGGGGCTATTGACCGATGGCGCAGAGCGCGGGGTTCTCGACGCGATGCGGGAAGCAGCCAGCGCATGGGATGGTGGTTCGGTCGAGGCGGCGCGCGCAGATGAATTGGCGGCGCGCTACCCCGGCTGGGCAGGTTTGATCGTTGCACAGGCCGCAAGGATCACAGCGGTCGAGGCACGCGCACAGATGTTGGCCGACAGGATCACCTATGACCCCGACTTGGCGACAGCGCTGCATGGGGTCATTTCAGCGGCAACAGCGATCCGGTCAACGGCGGCGATCCTGACAAGTGATGAGGCGATCGATGCCGAATGGCAAAGCCGCTTTCACCGCAATATCCATGACGATGCCGTGCGCCTTGCTGCGGAAAGCGATGCGCTTGTGACCTATTTTGATCCGCCTGATCATGGTGAGGCCGTGCCAAACTCACCATTACAAGAGGTCGAGGCATTCCTAGACACCCTGAATTGGCAATTTGACCCGTCAGAAGGCGGTGGGACGCCAGACACAGCTCAACTTCGCAAGCCTGCGCGTGAGATTTTCGACAATTGGGCTGCGGTCTGTCTCGAAGACCAAAAGGCGTTGCCGCGAAGCGCATTGGATCAGGCGATTGCCGCACATAGGGGCGATGTCTGGTCGATTGTTGAAGCCAGCGGACAACCCGTTTCGCGTGTTTTGCGCCAGCTTGCCTTTGGAGGACCTCTATCTGGGTTACCCCCGCTAGGTTTGGTGATCTGTGATGCGGGTGGTTTTCCGACCTTGCTGAAAGAGGTTGCGGGCTTTGCCTTTCCGCGCGGGACTGCCTGTCCGCTTTGGCCGGTCTACACTGCGTTGGGTCAGGTTGGACGTCCGTTAGAAGCCGATGTTGTTCTGCCCGGTCAGCCAGAAACGCGGTTGCGATGTTGGTCCATTGCCGAACAGGTTGGACCGATGCTGCCGGATCGCCCGCCGCAAGTGCAGGCCACCATGTTGGTGATGCCTGACCCGACACCGGGCCCGTCGACACCGATCCCGGTGGGCGTGTCCTGCCGCATTTGCCCGCGTGACGGCTGCAAGGCGCGGCGCGAACCCTCGGCCCTGGGGGCGTCACAAAGCGATCGACTTTGA